In Amycolatopsis coloradensis, one genomic interval encodes:
- the lspA gene encoding signal peptidase II, whose translation MSTEPETAPPSPPLPKKRVAVVFAVAAVLWGIDLLTKQIAVSTLEGKQPVEFLGGLVYFQLVRNPGAAFSMATGLTWVLALVAIAVVIAIVWLSRRLRSVGWAIGLGLVLAGALGNLTDRIFRAPGPLQGHVVDMISAFAPNGQGWAIFNVADSAICVGGVLIVILSLLGKDYDGTSTKDKKKAASE comes from the coding sequence GTGAGTACTGAGCCCGAAACGGCGCCACCGTCGCCACCGCTGCCCAAGAAGCGCGTCGCCGTGGTGTTCGCCGTCGCCGCGGTGCTGTGGGGGATCGACCTCCTCACCAAGCAGATCGCCGTGTCCACGCTGGAGGGCAAGCAGCCGGTCGAGTTCCTCGGCGGGCTCGTGTACTTCCAGCTGGTGCGCAACCCCGGTGCCGCCTTCTCGATGGCGACCGGGCTGACCTGGGTGCTCGCGCTGGTCGCGATCGCCGTCGTGATCGCCATCGTCTGGCTGTCCCGGCGGCTGCGCTCGGTCGGCTGGGCGATCGGCCTCGGGCTGGTGCTGGCCGGCGCGCTCGGCAACCTGACCGACCGGATCTTCCGCGCGCCCGGCCCGCTGCAGGGGCATGTGGTCGACATGATCTCCGCGTTCGCGCCGAACGGACAGGGCTGGGCGATCTTCAACGTCGCCGACTCCGCGATCTGTGTCGGCGGCGTGCTCATCGTGATCCTCTCCCTGCTGGGCAAGGACTACGACGGAACGTCTACAAAGGACAAAAAGAAGGCGGCGAGCGAATGA
- a CDS encoding RluA family pseudouridine synthase translates to MSARMLPVPDGLDGMRVDAGLAKLLGLSRTVVAELAESGEILLDGRPAGKSDRLTAGGLLEVTLPDPASAVEVVAEPVEGMKILHDDDDIVVISKPVGVAVHPSPGWAGPTVVGGLAAAGLRIATSGAAERQGVVHRLDAGTTGVMVVAKSEHAYTVLKRAFKERTVDKGYHAIVQGHPDPTRGTIDAPIDRHPRHDYKFAVVQGGRPSVTHYEVVEAFRAASLAQIKLETGRTHQIRVHFSALKHPCVGDLTYGADPVLARKLGLSRQWLHAKTLGFAHPADGRWVEFESEYPDDLANALRILQDEN, encoded by the coding sequence ATGAGCGCGCGGATGTTGCCCGTTCCCGACGGGCTCGACGGCATGCGCGTCGACGCGGGGCTGGCGAAACTACTGGGGCTTTCCCGCACGGTCGTGGCGGAGCTGGCCGAATCCGGTGAGATCCTCCTCGACGGCAGGCCCGCCGGGAAATCGGACCGGCTGACCGCCGGCGGACTGCTCGAAGTGACGCTGCCCGATCCGGCCTCGGCCGTCGAGGTCGTCGCGGAACCCGTCGAAGGCATGAAGATCCTGCACGACGACGACGACATCGTGGTGATCTCGAAGCCGGTCGGCGTCGCAGTGCACCCGAGCCCCGGCTGGGCCGGGCCGACCGTCGTCGGCGGGCTCGCCGCCGCCGGGCTGCGCATCGCGACCTCGGGCGCCGCCGAACGCCAGGGCGTCGTGCACCGGCTGGACGCCGGCACCACCGGCGTCATGGTCGTGGCGAAGAGCGAGCACGCGTACACCGTGCTGAAGCGGGCGTTCAAGGAACGCACCGTCGACAAGGGCTACCACGCCATCGTGCAGGGCCACCCGGACCCGACACGCGGCACCATCGACGCGCCGATCGACCGGCACCCCCGGCACGACTACAAGTTCGCCGTCGTCCAGGGCGGGCGGCCCAGCGTCACGCACTACGAGGTCGTCGAGGCCTTCCGCGCCGCGTCGCTGGCCCAGATCAAACTGGAGACCGGGCGCACGCACCAGATCCGCGTGCACTTCTCGGCGCTGAAACACCCGTGCGTCGGCGACCTGACCTACGGTGCCGACCCGGTACTGGCGCGCAAGCTCGGGCTCTCCCGGCAGTGGCTGCACGCGAAGACGCTCGGCTTCGCCCACCCGGCCGACGGGCGCTGGGTCGAGTTCGAGTCGGAGTACCCGGACGACCTGGCCAACGCGCTGCGGATCCTGCAGGACGAGAACTAG
- a CDS encoding M23 family metallopeptidase, which translates to MTKLPVRFAGLGTAAVLIGVVLSTPATAKDAFPAFGLPFEGGQRVYSAGIHSDNGRSGVKNAIDFSPGDRTVRAPLAGTVRIQHCSGGDWVTVDHDGGWRTGYYHLEGISVTDGQKVAPGDALGRTGNALPCGGSSTGAHVHFTLWTLPTAAAQSGDSRDFGVGAGNWNGLSYDEVSTKVAEAYGEAVDGKTFGGWQFAAGTDQYSGTATEVSSRATIPLPGRFRV; encoded by the coding sequence GTGACGAAGCTTCCTGTCCGGTTCGCCGGTCTGGGTACTGCAGCCGTTCTGATCGGGGTGGTCCTTTCGACGCCGGCGACGGCCAAGGACGCGTTCCCGGCGTTCGGGTTGCCGTTCGAGGGCGGTCAGCGGGTCTATTCCGCGGGGATCCACTCGGACAACGGGAGGTCCGGAGTGAAGAACGCCATCGACTTCAGCCCCGGGGACAGGACCGTTCGCGCCCCGCTGGCGGGCACGGTCCGGATCCAGCACTGCTCCGGCGGCGACTGGGTGACCGTCGACCACGACGGCGGCTGGCGGACCGGGTACTACCACCTGGAGGGCATTTCGGTCACCGACGGCCAGAAGGTCGCCCCCGGCGACGCCCTCGGCCGGACCGGCAACGCGCTGCCCTGTGGTGGCAGCAGCACCGGCGCCCACGTGCACTTCACCCTGTGGACCCTGCCCACGGCTGCGGCGCAGAGCGGCGATTCGCGCGACTTCGGGGTCGGCGCGGGCAACTGGAACGGCCTGTCCTACGACGAGGTCTCGACCAAGGTCGCCGAGGCCTACGGCGAAGCCGTCGACGGCAAGACCTTCGGCGGCTGGCAGTTCGCCGCGGGCACCGATCAGTACTCGGGCACCGCGACCGAGGTCTCCTCCCGCGCGACCATCCCGCTGCCCGGACGATTCCGGGTCTGA
- a CDS encoding winged helix-turn-helix domain-containing protein, which yields METIALAEVAAVLADPSRASMCLALLDGRAWTVTELAGAAEVAASTASEHVTKLTEAGFVVRVKQGRHSYVRIADPRVAELIEHLAQHAEHRPVKGLRSSVRVKRLEFARTCYDHLAGTVGVALRDGMLAAGLIDDAGGLTLTDRGREVLGALGVEIDGGRRPMLRDCLDWTVRRDHLAGRVPAALLSHGVSAGWLSREGNRAVKVLPAAEEPFAELGVDLVALRSP from the coding sequence ATGGAGACGATCGCCCTGGCCGAGGTCGCGGCCGTGCTCGCCGATCCGAGCCGCGCGTCGATGTGTCTCGCGCTGCTCGACGGGCGTGCCTGGACGGTGACCGAGCTGGCGGGCGCGGCCGAGGTGGCCGCGTCGACGGCGAGCGAGCACGTGACGAAGCTGACCGAGGCAGGCTTCGTCGTGCGGGTCAAGCAGGGGAGGCACAGTTACGTCCGGATAGCCGACCCCCGCGTGGCCGAGCTGATCGAACATCTGGCGCAGCACGCCGAACACCGGCCGGTGAAGGGGCTGCGGTCGTCCGTGCGGGTGAAGCGGCTCGAGTTCGCCAGGACCTGCTACGACCACCTCGCCGGAACGGTCGGGGTCGCGTTGCGGGACGGGATGCTCGCCGCCGGGCTGATCGACGACGCAGGCGGCCTGACGCTGACCGATCGCGGCCGGGAGGTACTCGGCGCGCTCGGGGTGGAGATCGACGGCGGCCGCCGCCCGATGCTGCGCGACTGTCTGGATTGGACAGTCCGCCGTGATCATTTGGCGGGCCGGGTACCCGCGGCGTTACTGTCTCACGGAGTGAGCGCCGGCTGGTTGTCCCGTGAGGGCAACCGCGCGGTGAAAGTCCTGCCCGCGGCGGAAGAACCGTTCGCGGAACTCGGCGTCGACCTGGTGGCCCTGCGCAGTCCGTAA
- a CDS encoding aminotransferase class V-fold PLP-dependent enzyme: MTLALERTSAPAEVAETVATHQIPTVACADLRVPLVTGGDIGYANLDHAASAPCLDKVRAAVDEFLPWYASVHRGAGFASQVSTKLYERTRGILRGFVDARSTDTVVFTRNTTDSFNLLARSLPKHTSVIVFDTEHHAALLPWKGPNVRRIETPRTRLAAVSAVDEALADCPQGPRLVVLTGASNVTGELLPVKEIATVARRHGARIALDAAQLAPHRKISIRDLDVDYVALSGHKLYAPFGAGALIGRADWLRAAHPYLAGGGATKLVTRDSGNLGVVWNSGAERHEAGSPNTVGVYALGVACETLAANWDGIVAHEEELLARLRRGLAAIPGFAELRLFDAPVDRVGTLSFVVDGFDPGWLAAVLSAEYGIGVRDGAFCAHVATKRLIAAAGSTGQQAVRVSLGLGSTTEHVDRIVLALRQIVARGARWQYEKPEGRWVPENDPRELPPFCA; the protein is encoded by the coding sequence ATGACTCTCGCTCTCGAACGCACCAGCGCTCCCGCTGAAGTCGCTGAAACCGTTGCCACGCACCAAATCCCGACGGTCGCGTGCGCCGATCTGCGGGTCCCGCTGGTCACCGGCGGCGACATCGGCTACGCCAATCTCGATCACGCGGCGAGCGCCCCCTGTCTGGACAAGGTGCGTGCCGCGGTCGACGAATTCCTGCCCTGGTACGCCAGCGTGCACCGCGGCGCCGGGTTCGCCTCGCAGGTCTCGACCAAGCTTTACGAACGCACGCGCGGAATCCTGCGCGGCTTCGTCGACGCGCGGTCGACCGACACCGTCGTGTTCACCCGCAACACCACCGATTCCTTCAACCTTCTCGCGCGCAGCCTGCCGAAGCACACGTCGGTCATCGTGTTCGACACCGAGCACCACGCCGCGCTGCTGCCGTGGAAGGGACCGAACGTCCGCCGGATCGAAACCCCTCGGACCCGCCTCGCCGCGGTGTCCGCCGTGGACGAAGCGCTCGCGGACTGCCCGCAGGGCCCGCGCCTGGTGGTGCTCACCGGAGCGTCCAACGTGACCGGGGAACTGTTGCCGGTCAAGGAGATCGCGACCGTCGCGCGGCGGCACGGCGCCCGGATCGCGCTCGACGCGGCGCAGCTCGCGCCGCACCGCAAGATCTCGATCCGCGATCTCGACGTCGACTACGTCGCGCTGTCGGGGCACAAGCTGTACGCGCCTTTCGGTGCCGGCGCGCTGATCGGCCGCGCCGACTGGCTGCGCGCGGCTCATCCGTACCTCGCCGGTGGCGGCGCGACGAAGCTCGTCACCCGTGACTCCGGAAACCTCGGCGTGGTCTGGAATTCCGGCGCCGAGCGGCACGAAGCCGGTTCGCCCAACACCGTCGGCGTCTACGCGCTCGGTGTCGCCTGCGAGACCCTGGCCGCGAACTGGGACGGGATCGTCGCCCACGAGGAGGAACTGCTGGCGCGGCTGCGTCGAGGCCTCGCCGCCATCCCCGGTTTCGCCGAACTGCGGCTGTTCGACGCGCCGGTCGACCGGGTCGGCACGCTCAGCTTCGTCGTCGACGGCTTCGACCCGGGCTGGCTCGCCGCGGTGCTGTCCGCGGAGTACGGCATCGGCGTGCGGGACGGCGCGTTCTGCGCGCACGTGGCGACGAAGCGGCTGATCGCCGCGGCCGGTTCGACGGGGCAGCAGGCCGTGCGGGTCAGCCTCGGCCTCGGCAGCACCACCGAGCACGTGGACCGGATCGTCCTGGCGCTGCGCCAGATCGTCGCCCGCGGCGCGCGCTGGCAGTACGAGAAGCCGGAGGGCCGCTGGGTGCCGGAGAACGATCCGCGCGAACTTCCCCCGTTCTGCGCCTGA
- a CDS encoding potassium/proton antiporter — protein sequence MEQLPLILGTGGAVLLVAVIAVRVSIRVGLPSLLLYLGMGVLLGEAGFGIQYDNPELTQSLGLAALVMILSEGGLTTRWSAVKPSLGIGIALSTVAVAVSIAVTGAALHWLLGLDWRMALLWGAVLASTDAAAVFSVLRSAGIGKRLVGALEIESGINDAPAYIAVVVLAEGTTIDWSLPLLVVYELAAGLVIGLAFGWGGAFALRRAALPATGLYPLATVAVCVVAYSSGQLAHASGLLATYVAALVLGNSKLPHRSDTLSFAEGLGWLAQIGLFVLLGLFASPSRIFESLVQGLVAGAVVLLLARPLSVLLSALPFKIPWREQVFLSWAGLRGAVPIVLALIPLSSGVPGAQQLVDAVFVLVIVLTLLQGATLTPLARILGLAQHAEAHEIDVDSAPLDEMGAELLQVRIHAGSKMHGVYLAELRLPVGATISLLVRDGSGFTPNKNTRLQERDQLLVVTTAEARDAAERRLRAVDRAGRLARWKGESGQ from the coding sequence ATGGAGCAACTCCCGCTCATTCTCGGCACCGGCGGGGCCGTGCTGCTCGTCGCCGTGATCGCCGTCCGGGTGTCGATCCGGGTCGGCCTTCCTTCGCTGCTGTTGTACCTGGGCATGGGGGTCCTGCTCGGCGAAGCCGGGTTCGGCATCCAGTACGACAACCCCGAGCTGACCCAGTCGCTCGGCCTCGCCGCGCTGGTGATGATCCTGTCCGAAGGTGGCCTCACCACCCGGTGGTCGGCCGTGAAACCCTCGCTGGGCATCGGAATCGCACTGTCCACAGTGGCCGTGGCGGTGAGCATCGCGGTCACCGGCGCCGCCCTGCACTGGTTACTGGGCCTGGACTGGCGGATGGCGTTGCTGTGGGGCGCGGTACTGGCCTCGACCGACGCCGCCGCGGTCTTCTCGGTGCTGAGATCCGCCGGGATCGGCAAGCGGCTCGTCGGCGCGCTGGAGATCGAGTCGGGGATCAACGACGCCCCGGCCTACATCGCCGTCGTCGTGCTCGCCGAGGGGACGACCATCGACTGGTCGCTGCCGCTGCTGGTGGTCTACGAACTCGCCGCCGGACTGGTGATCGGCCTGGCCTTCGGCTGGGGCGGGGCGTTCGCGCTGCGCCGGGCGGCGCTTCCCGCCACCGGTCTGTACCCGCTGGCCACGGTCGCGGTGTGCGTCGTGGCGTACTCGAGCGGGCAGCTCGCGCACGCGTCGGGCCTGCTCGCCACCTACGTGGCGGCCCTGGTGCTGGGGAACTCGAAGCTGCCGCACCGGTCGGACACGCTGTCCTTCGCCGAAGGGCTCGGCTGGCTCGCGCAGATCGGCCTGTTCGTGCTGCTCGGCCTGTTCGCCTCGCCGAGCAGGATCTTCGAAAGCCTGGTCCAGGGCCTGGTCGCGGGTGCGGTCGTGCTGCTGCTCGCCCGCCCGCTGTCGGTGCTGCTGTCGGCGCTGCCGTTCAAGATCCCCTGGCGAGAACAGGTGTTCCTGTCCTGGGCCGGGCTGCGCGGGGCGGTCCCGATCGTGCTCGCGCTGATCCCGCTGTCGTCCGGGGTGCCGGGCGCGCAGCAGCTGGTCGACGCGGTGTTCGTGCTGGTCATCGTGCTGACGCTGCTCCAAGGGGCGACGCTGACCCCGCTCGCGAGAATCCTCGGGCTGGCCCAGCACGCCGAGGCGCACGAGATCGACGTCGACTCCGCGCCGCTCGACGAGATGGGCGCGGAACTCCTGCAGGTCCGGATCCACGCGGGATCGAAGATGCACGGCGTGTACCTGGCCGAACTGCGGCTGCCGGTGGGGGCGACGATCAGCCTCCTCGTCCGAGACGGCTCCGGCTTCACACCGAACAAGAACACCAGGCTCCAGGAACGCGACCAGTTACTCGTCGTGACCACCGCTGAAGCCCGTGACGCGGCCGAACGACGCCTGCGGGCCGTCGACCGCGCAGGCCGCCTCGCCAGGTGGAAGGGCGAATCCGGCCAGTAG
- a CDS encoding penicillin-binding transpeptidase domain-containing protein codes for MSPARKRGILIGAALAVVAIVVAGVVLLVKEDRAPAAAVGPGESTANAQDSPAQVAGRFLRLFDMGDLTTAPVDDPAEATTALTGTRNTLNGASVKTSLGEVPTTPGDAPSTSATFHAAWTFAGGSVWKYEGKLDLVRNAGKWVVRWAMSVIHPKLEAGQRLAVAPVSAKPVVADRDGKALVGGDAAGVAPILQGALAKVASEQNGGSGTPATVTVSRVDASGKPVETLFGQTAETGEPLTSTLSVASQAAAQKAVDGFGGPAIIVAMKTSGELLAVAQNGAAGNRPDALNGLYSPGSAFKIATATAALQQGGVTADSPLACPGSEQIGTRTLKNDNGFDLGTVPLKTAFAASCNTTFGRLAGQLPADGLAKAASQLGLNADFEIPGLATEAGKVDPSGSGDEQVEAGIGQGRVQVSPLGAALMAATVATGKPVVPKLWQGLETKVNVGYQAPPAGVLNQVRAMMREVCTTGTAKALKGSGAVFGKTGTAQFGSGADANGWFVGYRGDVAFAVMLEGSNDSKPAVQLAAKFLAG; via the coding sequence ATGAGTCCTGCCCGGAAAAGAGGCATCCTGATCGGCGCCGCGCTGGCGGTCGTCGCCATCGTGGTGGCCGGGGTGGTGCTGCTCGTCAAGGAGGACCGGGCGCCCGCGGCCGCCGTCGGGCCGGGGGAGTCCACCGCGAACGCGCAGGACAGCCCCGCGCAGGTCGCCGGCCGGTTTCTGCGGCTGTTCGACATGGGTGACCTGACCACCGCCCCGGTCGACGATCCGGCGGAGGCCACGACCGCGCTGACCGGGACGCGCAACACGCTCAACGGGGCGTCCGTCAAGACATCACTCGGCGAGGTCCCGACGACGCCGGGTGACGCGCCCTCGACGTCGGCCACCTTCCACGCCGCGTGGACGTTCGCCGGCGGCAGCGTCTGGAAATACGAAGGCAAGCTGGACCTGGTGCGCAACGCCGGGAAATGGGTCGTCCGCTGGGCGATGTCGGTGATCCACCCGAAGCTCGAAGCCGGGCAGCGGCTCGCCGTCGCCCCGGTTTCGGCCAAACCGGTCGTGGCCGACCGCGACGGCAAGGCCCTCGTCGGCGGCGACGCGGCGGGCGTCGCGCCGATCCTGCAGGGGGCCTTGGCCAAGGTCGCCTCCGAGCAGAACGGCGGCAGCGGAACCCCGGCCACCGTCACCGTGTCGCGCGTCGACGCCTCCGGGAAGCCGGTCGAAACGCTCTTCGGGCAGACCGCCGAGACCGGCGAACCGCTGACCTCGACCTTGAGCGTGGCTTCTCAGGCAGCCGCCCAGAAAGCCGTCGACGGCTTCGGAGGGCCGGCGATCATCGTCGCGATGAAGACTTCGGGCGAACTCCTGGCGGTCGCGCAGAACGGCGCGGCCGGGAACCGGCCGGATGCGCTCAACGGCCTGTACTCGCCGGGTTCGGCTTTCAAGATCGCCACGGCGACCGCGGCGTTGCAGCAGGGCGGGGTCACCGCCGACTCCCCGTTGGCCTGCCCGGGCAGTGAGCAGATCGGGACCCGCACGCTCAAGAACGACAACGGGTTCGACCTGGGGACCGTCCCGCTGAAGACGGCGTTCGCCGCGTCGTGCAACACGACCTTCGGGCGGCTCGCCGGGCAACTGCCCGCGGACGGCCTCGCGAAGGCCGCGAGCCAGCTCGGTCTCAACGCCGACTTCGAGATCCCCGGACTGGCGACGGAGGCGGGCAAGGTGGATCCGTCGGGCAGCGGTGACGAGCAGGTCGAGGCCGGGATCGGGCAGGGCAGGGTGCAGGTCAGCCCGCTGGGCGCGGCGCTCATGGCCGCGACGGTCGCAACCGGGAAGCCGGTGGTGCCGAAGCTGTGGCAGGGCCTGGAGACCAAGGTCAACGTCGGCTACCAGGCCCCGCCTGCCGGGGTGCTGAACCAGGTCCGCGCGATGATGCGTGAGGTCTGCACGACTGGGACCGCGAAGGCGCTGAAGGGCAGCGGAGCGGTCTTCGGCAAGACGGGGACGGCGCAGTTCGGGTCGGGCGCGGACGCCAACGGCTGGTTCGTCGGCTATCGCGGGGACGTCGCTTTCGCCGTCATGCTCGAAGGTTCCAACGACTCCAAACCCGCGGTGCAGCTGGCGGCGAAGTTCCTGGCGGGCTGA
- a CDS encoding AsnC family protein, which translates to MAVTDPVDIRLLAALADLGKAAVHELAAKVGMDPREVAYRLVALSGSGLPLLVGVESDPNGLRAAIASAPPSWAQQPQQPPQPQRPPGHSGPHNVQGTPSGPYNVQGTPSGAYNVHGTPSGRYPGPPSAPVRQPMAPPPRPPAPPQQQFAPPPMAPADPVMSTWGVPQTASWARGDEQQVTPQPAPEGKKGRTGDVMETQGLEGEQLTVQLLEVQDPADYLFSAAGYSLEAGERSVVVHTEITNRGNIPFVSLPDNYLELLTADGKPIAKAPVSLTSRPPHKIGVRPGETLGGHTVYVLPDSTRVVAVRWSPRPEPDERTLTWSIDD; encoded by the coding sequence GTGGCCGTGACCGATCCCGTGGACATCCGCCTGCTCGCCGCCCTCGCGGACCTGGGCAAGGCGGCCGTACACGAACTCGCGGCCAAGGTCGGGATGGACCCGCGCGAGGTCGCGTACCGCCTGGTCGCCCTCTCCGGCAGCGGGTTGCCGCTGCTCGTCGGCGTGGAGAGCGACCCGAACGGGCTACGGGCCGCCATCGCGAGCGCGCCGCCTTCCTGGGCTCAGCAGCCCCAGCAACCTCCGCAGCCCCAGCGTCCGCCGGGGCATTCGGGACCGCACAACGTCCAGGGCACCCCCTCCGGGCCGTACAACGTCCAGGGGACGCCGTCGGGCGCGTACAACGTGCACGGCACGCCGTCGGGCCGCTACCCCGGCCCGCCGTCGGCCCCGGTACGCCAGCCGATGGCGCCGCCTCCGCGACCGCCCGCCCCGCCGCAGCAGCAGTTCGCGCCGCCCCCGATGGCGCCCGCCGACCCGGTGATGAGCACCTGGGGCGTCCCGCAGACCGCGTCCTGGGCACGCGGCGACGAACAGCAGGTCACGCCGCAGCCCGCCCCGGAGGGCAAGAAGGGCCGGACCGGTGACGTGATGGAGACCCAGGGCCTGGAGGGCGAGCAGCTCACCGTCCAGCTTCTCGAGGTCCAGGACCCGGCGGACTACCTGTTCAGCGCCGCGGGCTACTCGCTGGAAGCCGGGGAACGGTCGGTCGTGGTGCACACCGAGATCACCAACCGCGGGAACATCCCGTTCGTGTCGCTCCCGGACAACTACCTCGAACTGCTCACCGCGGACGGCAAGCCGATCGCGAAGGCGCCGGTCTCGCTGACGTCGCGGCCGCCGCACAAGATCGGCGTCCGGCCCGGGGAGACCCTGGGCGGGCACACCGTCTACGTGCTGCCGGACTCGACGCGCGTGGTCGCCGTGCGCTGGTCACCGCGGCCCGAGCCGGACGAGCGCACGCTGACCTGGTCGATCGACGACTGA